One stretch of Xiphophorus maculatus strain JP 163 A chromosome 19, X_maculatus-5.0-male, whole genome shotgun sequence DNA includes these proteins:
- the LOC102227504 gene encoding GTPase IMAP family member 7-like: MSGTKFAGFTSGIDPRERRIILVGKTGVGKSATGNTILGREAFESDLSPSSLTAECHKARGVVNGCNVAVIDTPGLFDTNFTQEDVLKKIKMCISLCAPGPHAFLVVLELGRFTQEEKDTVKMIQDTFGEDAQRYTMVLFTHGDQLKNQTIENFISESLDLRALIDKCQSRYHIFNNEIKDLKQTYLLLDKIEEMVAANGGGYYTNAMFEKAEAAILKEKERILKETEEQQKRELDQLRAKYNETVYRREETKVIMHYHQEARRRAEKSNEFLTAPTIAVATTCGAAIGGVLGVCGGPIGVAVGIAAGAAVGAAVGALTISVSKNCHIQ, encoded by the exons ATGTCCGGGACAAAATTTGCCG GGTTCACAAGCGGAATAGACCCAAGGGAGAGGAGAATTATTCTAGTCGGGAAGACTGGAGTAGGGAAGAGTGCCACAGGAAACACCATCCTTGGGAGAGAGGCTTTTGAGTCAGACCTGTCTCCATCTTCCCTGACGGCAGAATGCCACAAAGCCAGGGGGGTCGTTAACGGTTGTAATGTGGCCGTTATTGACACTCCAGGATTGTTTGACACAAACTTTACTCAAGAGGACGTGTTGAAGAAAATCAAGATGTGCATCTCTCTGTGCGCTCCGGGTCCTCACGCCTTCCTGGTGGTTCTTGAGTTGGGCAGGTTCACGCAGGAGGAGAAGGATACCGTCAAGATGATCCAGGACACCTTTGGAGAAGATGCTCAGAGGTACACAATGGTGCTGTTTACTCATGGAGACCAGCTGAAGAATCAGACCattgaaaactttatttcagaGAGCTTAGACCTGCGAGCCCTGATTGACAAGTGCCAGAGCAGATACCACATCTTCAACAACGAGATCAAAGATCTAAAGCAGACCTACTTGCTTTTAGACAAGATTGAAGAGATGGTTGCGGCCAATGGCGGAGGGTACTACACAAATGCAATGTTCGAAAAAGCAGAGGCCGCCATATTGAAAGAAAAGGAGCGAATACTgaaggaaacagaagaacagCAGAAGAGGGAGCTGGACCAGCTCAGAGCCAAATACAATGAAACCGTTTACCGCAGAGAGGAGACCAAGGTGATCATGCACTACCACCAGGAGGCACGCAGACGAGCTGAGAAGTCAAACGAATTCCTCACCGCACCAACAATCGCTGTGGCTACGACCTGCGGTGCCGCCATTGGAGGTGTGCTGGGTGTGTGTGGTGGACCAATCGGAGTGGCAGTTGGGATcgctgctggagctgcagtcGGAGCTGCTGTTGGAGCTTTGACAATATCAGTTAGCAAAAATTGTCACATTCAATAA
- the LOC102227244 gene encoding GTPase IMAP family member 4-like has product MLGKTGEGKSATGNTIIGSEVFQSLACPSSWTLDCKKVDGEVLGRSVTVVDTPGLFDTNFQEKNVLKKIETCISLSAPGPHVFLVVKKLGRFTKEEEETLKIILKMFGSEAAKYSLLLFTHGDKLKKQTIEQFISKSSALEEFVMAFSGRYHVFNNEVASEEQVRELLEKIDQMVQENHGKHYTKWMFRRAKQASKRSERRALEMQKKNEMERKNTLKTEVDQEMTALGRTKKQNKCRVQ; this is encoded by the coding sequence ATGCTGGGGAAAACCGGAGAAGGGAAGAGTGCCACAGGAAACACCATAATAGGAAGTGAAGTGTTCCAGTCGCTGGCGTGTCCATCTTCCTGGACACTCGATTGTAAGAAGGTTGATGGAGAGGTCTTAGGCCGAAGCGTTACAGTAGTTGACACGCCGGGACTGTTTGACACCAATTTCCAGGAGAAGAATGTTCTGAAGAAAATTGAAACATGCATCTCTTTGAGTGCTCCAGGTCCCCATGTCTTTCTGGTGGTCAAGAAGCTTGGAAGATTCAccaaggaggaggaagaaaccCTGAAGATAATTCTCAAGATGTTTGGTTCTGAGGCTGCCAAATATTCATTGCTGTTGTTCACACATGGAGACAAACTGAAGAAACAAACTATTGAGCAGTTTATTTCAAAGAGTTCAGCCCTTGAAGAGTTTGTCATGGCTTTTTCCGGTAGATATCATGTCTTCAACAACGAAGTGGCAAGTGAGGAACAAGTCCGCGAGCTGCTGGAGAAAATTGATCAAATGGTTCAGGAGAACCATGGCAAACACTACACCAAATGGATGTTTAGGAGAGCAAAACAGGCCTCAAAGAGGAGCGAACGAAGAGCTTTAGagatgcagaagaaaaatgagatGGAGAGGAAGAACACGTTGAAGACAGAGGTGGATCAAGAGATGACGGCATTGGGTCGAacgaagaaacaaaacaagtgtCGTGTGCAGTGA
- the galc gene encoding galactocerebrosidase isoform X2: MDQRVFWVFASAVCLLSLTLHSSSGQTYPLTDDGGLGRVFDGIGGLSGGGATSRLLVNYAEPYRSQILDYLFKPNFGASLHILKVEIGGDAQTTDGTEASHMHYENDENYFRGYEWWLMKEAKKRNPNITLIALPWAFPGWVGRGKNWPYDFPDVTAAYVVNWVIGAKKYHDLDIQYIGIWNERTFDSKYIKVLRNMLDRVGLTDVGIIAADGDWSIAKSLIADPHLNDSVQVIGAHYPGTTTVPQALTTKKKLWSSEDYSTFNNEVGGGCWARILNQNYVNGQMTATISWNLVASYYEELPFGRDGLMTAQEPWSGNYVVESPIWITAHSTQFTQPGWTYLQTVGHFAQGGSYVALTDGYGNLTVVIETMTHDHSICIRPPLPPFNVTSQNATFQLKGSFASIKELQVWRSHFDFKAKKHSLFEKLPPVKLVDGSFTLNLAEDEVYTLTTIRTGQKGSFPEPPPSARFPKAYKDNFDIRNPPFSEAPNFADQTGVFEYYINLTDPGPHAFTLRQVVMERPITWATDADQTISVVGDYQWQDMVVTCDVFMENVKSGGVFVAARVDKGGQSVRSAMGVFFWVFADGSYKVTNDLAGQSVLAEGLSGTRPFDWHNLSLSVKGQSASGMVDGRQLWKVTGVSSPKNGWAAIGTHSFELAQFDNFNVLAE; encoded by the exons ATGGATCAGCGGGTGTTCTGGGTGTTTGCCTCCGCAGTGTGCCTCCTCTCCCTCACCCTGCACTCTTCGTCCGGGCAGACCTACCCGCTGACTGATGATGGGGGTCTGGGCAGAGTGTTTGACGGGATCGGAGGGTTGAGCGGTGGAGGG GCCACATCCCGGTTACTTGTGAACTATGCTGAGCCGTACCGGAGCCAGATCCTGGACTACCTGTTTAAG CCAAACTTTGGAGCCTCTTTGCACATTCTGAAGGTGGAGATCGGAGGAGATGCTCAGACTACAG ATGGAACGGAGGCTTCACACATGCACTACGAGAACGACGAGAACTACTTCAGAGGCTACGAGTGGTGGCTGATGAAGGAGGCCAAGAAGAGGAACCCGAACATAACGCTAATAG CGTTACCCTGGGCGTTCCCCGGCTGGGTCGGCCGTGGGAAGAACTGGCCTTATGACTTCCCAGATGTTACTGCAGCGTACGTGGTGAACTGGGTCATAGGAGCCAAGAAATACCACGACTTGGACATTCAGTATATTGGG ATTTGGAACGAGCGGACGTTCGACTCAAAGTACATCAAG GTTCTGCGGAACATGCTGGACAGAGTCGGTCTGACCGACGTCGGCATCATCGCGGCAGATGGAGACTGGAGCATCGCTAAATCTCTGATCGCTGACCCACACCTTAATGACTCAGTTCAGGTGATTGG GGCTCACTACCCAGGAACTACCACAGTGCCGCAGGCCTTGACCACAAAGAAAAAGCTGTGGTCATCGGAGGACTACAGCACCTTCAACAATGAGGTGGGAGGAGGCTGCTGGGCGCGGATCCTCAACCAGAACTACGTCAATGGACAAATGACTGC AACCATCTCCTGGAACCTGGTGGCCAGTTATTACGAGGAGCTGCCGTTCGGCAGAGACGGGCTGATGACAGCTCAGGAACCTTGGAGTGGAAACTACGTGGTGGAGTCTCCAATCTGGATCACAG CCCACAGCACACAGTTCACTCAGCCTGGATGGACATACCTGCAGACTGTTGGACACTTTGCTCAGGGAGGAAGTTATGTGGCCCTGACAGACGGGTATGGAAACCTGACTGTTGTCATAGAAACCATG ACTCATGATCACTCCATCTGCATCAGacctcctctccctcccttcAATGTCACGTCCCAGAATGCAACATTTCAGCTGAAAGGGTCCTTT GCCTCCATCAAAGAGCTGCAGGTGTGGAGGTCGCACTTTGACTTCAAGGCGAAGAAGCACTCGCTGTTCGAGAAGCTGCCTCCTGTGAAG CTTGTAGATGGATCATTTACTCTGAATCTGGCTGAAGATGAAGTTTATACTCTGACCACCATCCGGACTGGACAGAAAGGGAGCTTCCCTGAGCCGCCACCTTCAGCCCGCTTCCCTAAAGCCTACAAGGACAACTTTGATATTC GAAACCCTCCGTTTTCTGAGGCCCCTAACTTCGCCGACCAAACCGGTGTGTTTGAGTACTACATTAACCTGACTGACCCCGGACCACATGCCTTCACACTACGGCAGGTGGTGATGGAAAGACCGATCACCTGGGCAACGGACGCCGATCAAACCATCTCTGTCGTCGGAGACTACCAGTG GCAGGACATGGTGGTTACCTGCGATGTATTTATGGAGAACGTAAAAAGCGGCGGTGTGTTCGTGGCAGCCCGGGTGGATAAAGGAGGCCAGTCAGTACGCAGCGCTATGGGAGTCTTCTTCTGGGTGTTTGCCGATGGATCGTACAAGGTTACCAATGATCTGG CTGGACAGTCGGTGCTGGCAGAGGGACTGTCAGGAACCAGACCTTTTGATTGGCACAACTTGTCcctttctgtaaag GGTCAGAGCGCCTCCGGAATGGTGGACGGACGGCAGCTGTGGAAAGTCACTGGAGTTTCTTCACCGAAGAACGGCTGGGCAGCAATCGGAACGCACTCGTTTGAACTGGCTCAGTTTGATAACTTTAATGTGTTGGCAGAATAA
- the galc gene encoding galactocerebrosidase isoform X1: MDQRVFWVFASAVCLLSLTLHSSSGQTYPLTDDGGLGRVFDGIGGLSGGGATSRLLVNYAEPYRSQILDYLFKPNFGASLHILKVEIGGDAQTTDGTEASHMHYENDENYFRGYEWWLMKEAKKRNPNITLIALPWAFPGWVGRGKNWPYDFPDVTAAYVVNWVIGAKKYHDLDIQYIGIWNERTFDSKYIKLLRYTLDKTGLESVRIVASDNLWEPITVSLMLDPELSSAVDVIGAHYPGTTTVPQALTTKKKLWSSEDYSTFNNEVGGGCWARILNQNYVNGQMTATISWNLVASYYEELPFGRDGLMTAQEPWSGNYVVESPIWITAHSTQFTQPGWTYLQTVGHFAQGGSYVALTDGYGNLTVVIETMTHDHSICIRPPLPPFNVTSQNATFQLKGSFASIKELQVWRSHFDFKAKKHSLFEKLPPVKLVDGSFTLNLAEDEVYTLTTIRTGQKGSFPEPPPSARFPKAYKDNFDIRNPPFSEAPNFADQTGVFEYYINLTDPGPHAFTLRQVVMERPITWATDADQTISVVGDYQWQDMVVTCDVFMENVKSGGVFVAARVDKGGQSVRSAMGVFFWVFADGSYKVTNDLAGQSVLAEGLSGTRPFDWHNLSLSVKGQSASGMVDGRQLWKVTGVSSPKNGWAAIGTHSFELAQFDNFNVLAE; this comes from the exons ATGGATCAGCGGGTGTTCTGGGTGTTTGCCTCCGCAGTGTGCCTCCTCTCCCTCACCCTGCACTCTTCGTCCGGGCAGACCTACCCGCTGACTGATGATGGGGGTCTGGGCAGAGTGTTTGACGGGATCGGAGGGTTGAGCGGTGGAGGG GCCACATCCCGGTTACTTGTGAACTATGCTGAGCCGTACCGGAGCCAGATCCTGGACTACCTGTTTAAG CCAAACTTTGGAGCCTCTTTGCACATTCTGAAGGTGGAGATCGGAGGAGATGCTCAGACTACAG ATGGAACGGAGGCTTCACACATGCACTACGAGAACGACGAGAACTACTTCAGAGGCTACGAGTGGTGGCTGATGAAGGAGGCCAAGAAGAGGAACCCGAACATAACGCTAATAG CGTTACCCTGGGCGTTCCCCGGCTGGGTCGGCCGTGGGAAGAACTGGCCTTATGACTTCCCAGATGTTACTGCAGCGTACGTGGTGAACTGGGTCATAGGAGCCAAGAAATACCACGACTTGGACATTCAGTATATTGGG ATTTGGAACGAGCGGACGTTCGACTCAAAGTACATCAAG CTGCTGCGGTACACTCTGGACAAGACTGGTTTGGAGTCGGTTCGGATCGTAGCCAGCGATAACCTGTGGGAGCCCATTACCGTGTCGCTGATGCTCGACCCAGAGCTCAGCAGCGCCGTAGACGTGATAGG GGCTCACTACCCAGGAACTACCACAGTGCCGCAGGCCTTGACCACAAAGAAAAAGCTGTGGTCATCGGAGGACTACAGCACCTTCAACAATGAGGTGGGAGGAGGCTGCTGGGCGCGGATCCTCAACCAGAACTACGTCAATGGACAAATGACTGC AACCATCTCCTGGAACCTGGTGGCCAGTTATTACGAGGAGCTGCCGTTCGGCAGAGACGGGCTGATGACAGCTCAGGAACCTTGGAGTGGAAACTACGTGGTGGAGTCTCCAATCTGGATCACAG CCCACAGCACACAGTTCACTCAGCCTGGATGGACATACCTGCAGACTGTTGGACACTTTGCTCAGGGAGGAAGTTATGTGGCCCTGACAGACGGGTATGGAAACCTGACTGTTGTCATAGAAACCATG ACTCATGATCACTCCATCTGCATCAGacctcctctccctcccttcAATGTCACGTCCCAGAATGCAACATTTCAGCTGAAAGGGTCCTTT GCCTCCATCAAAGAGCTGCAGGTGTGGAGGTCGCACTTTGACTTCAAGGCGAAGAAGCACTCGCTGTTCGAGAAGCTGCCTCCTGTGAAG CTTGTAGATGGATCATTTACTCTGAATCTGGCTGAAGATGAAGTTTATACTCTGACCACCATCCGGACTGGACAGAAAGGGAGCTTCCCTGAGCCGCCACCTTCAGCCCGCTTCCCTAAAGCCTACAAGGACAACTTTGATATTC GAAACCCTCCGTTTTCTGAGGCCCCTAACTTCGCCGACCAAACCGGTGTGTTTGAGTACTACATTAACCTGACTGACCCCGGACCACATGCCTTCACACTACGGCAGGTGGTGATGGAAAGACCGATCACCTGGGCAACGGACGCCGATCAAACCATCTCTGTCGTCGGAGACTACCAGTG GCAGGACATGGTGGTTACCTGCGATGTATTTATGGAGAACGTAAAAAGCGGCGGTGTGTTCGTGGCAGCCCGGGTGGATAAAGGAGGCCAGTCAGTACGCAGCGCTATGGGAGTCTTCTTCTGGGTGTTTGCCGATGGATCGTACAAGGTTACCAATGATCTGG CTGGACAGTCGGTGCTGGCAGAGGGACTGTCAGGAACCAGACCTTTTGATTGGCACAACTTGTCcctttctgtaaag GGTCAGAGCGCCTCCGGAATGGTGGACGGACGGCAGCTGTGGAAAGTCACTGGAGTTTCTTCACCGAAGAACGGCTGGGCAGCAATCGGAACGCACTCGTTTGAACTGGCTCAGTTTGATAACTTTAATGTGTTGGCAGAATAA
- the ak7 gene encoding adenylate kinase 7, giving the protein MPHKRRATSKRVFINNIDSYSSRNIAKFLSKVVLRVMDEEEEQEEEGEEVHHNHAFQMVGTVSNLSDEPPPHILEEYCHPKKEELLSNLMECQVIIYNISQDADQVEEASWAVKALHDQKEHFTSLKIFILISTVMTWAASIPLDPEDPELPFTDEIFYCRRAHPNFKKHIDLEKIVVKAGKSNREIFSTYVVASGLQYGMGEGIFHFFFKESWLGEASEISIYGHGKNNIPTIHVTDLASVVQNVIEYQPRPYYLLAVDLSHNTLEQLVKVIATALGPAKTVNRPFEDIYLNQELTLMEIDSLQVNLRMEAVNVENLLSVYWHCEGGLVENVDLVVEEYRLSRGLLPLRVCLLGPPAVGKTTLSLQICKHYKLHHITVRDTIYKAMAELEGIVKNPDPDAEEVAAEAQELLNSLNESIDSEDVSEEQLKMLRDKMTSNQCKNQGYVLDAFPSTYKQAEDLFEDEQEDFSDKFTPEFVLVLDATDSFLTDRVINLPEETVQDLGYEPEKFLSRLAIYRDNTQEEKSVLNYFEELDISTVLLEATNGEEPATSLLMHKIFTTLGPPRTYSPSPQEVEEENRRIAEERLKKEAEERAVEEQKEEEETRIRAARWEEWTQRSEASRMLEELHLDILTKQMRSYLMKNVMPTLGKGLIECCRIQPAEPLDFLAEFLFRNNPHDHPPCGEDSSENCGFPALFD; this is encoded by the exons ATGCCGCATAAGCGCAGAGCGACTTCTAAACGGGTCTTTATCAACAACATCGACTCGTATTCCTCCAGGAACATCGCCAAG TTCCTAAGTAAGGTCGTTCTAAGGGTCatggatgaagaggaggagcaggaggaggaaggggaggaggtCCACCACAATCACGCCTTTCAGATGGTTGGAACTGTCTCTAATCTGTCTGATGAGCCCCCACCACACATCTTGGAGGAATACTGT CATCCTAAAAAGGAAGAACTGCTGTCAAATCTGATGGAGTGTCAAGTTATCATCTACAATATTAGTCAGGATGCCGATCAGGTGGAGGAAGCTTCCTGGGCTGTTAAAG CCCTCCATGatcaaaaagaacattttaccAGTCTGAAGATCTTTATCCTCATCTCCACTGTGATGACGTGGGCTGCCAGCATACCATTGGATCCA GAAGACCCAGAGCTTCCCTTCACTGATGAGATTTTCTACTGCAGAAGAGCTCATCCTAACTTCAAAAAGCACATTGACCTGGAGAAGATAGTGGTGAAAGCCGGCAAATCT AACAGAGAGATCTTCTCCACCTATGTGGTGGCATCCGGCCTGCAGTACGGAATGGGGGAAGGGATCTTTCACTTCTTCTTCAAG GAATCGTGGCTGGGAGAGGCATCTGAAATATCCATATATGGACATGGAAAGAACAACATTCCCACCATCCACGTCACCGATCTGGCCAG CGTGGTCCAGAATGTAATCGAATATCAGCCCAGACCCTACTACCTGCTAGCTGTGGACTTGTCACACAACACCTTGGAGCAGTTGGTGAAG GTTATTGCCACTGCATTGGGACCTGCTAAAACAGTGAACAGGCCTTTTGAGGACATCTACCTCAACCAAGAGTTAACT TTGATGGAGATTGATTCCCTCCAAGTCAACCTTCGGATGGAAGCAGTAAATGTTGAAAACCTGCTCTCCGTCTACTGGCATTGTGAGGGTGGTCTGGTGGAAAATGTGGACCTGGTGGTGGAGGAGTATCGACTGTCTCGAGGGCTTCTG CCTCTCCGGGTGTGCCTCCTGGGTCCTCCCGCAGTGGGGAAGACTACCTTGTCTTTACAGATCTGTAAGCACTACAAACTCCATCACATTACTGTGAGGGATACCATCTATAAGGCCATGGCCGAACTG GAAGGCATTGTGAAGAACCCAGATCCGGATGCTGAGGAAGTCGCAGCAGAGGCTCAAGAGCTGCTCAACAGCCTGAATGAGTCTATAGATAGTGAAG ATGTTTCAGAGGAGCAGCTCAAGATGTTGAGGGACAAAATGACGTCCAACCAATGCAAAAACCAGGGTTATGTCCTTGATGCTTTTCCCAGCACGTATAAGCAAGCCGAGGACCTGTTTGAAG ACGAGCAGGAGGATTTCTCTGACAAGTTCACACCAG AGTTTGTGTTGGTCCTGGACGCCACCGACTCCTTCCTGACAGACCGAGTGATCAACCTCCCCGAGGAAACAGTACAAGACCTCGGCTACGAGCCGGAGAAGTTCCTAAGCCGGCTGGCCATCTACAGAGATAACACCCAGGAGGAAAAATCGGTTCTCAACTATTTTGAGGAGCTGGATATCAGCACTGTGCTCTTGG AGGCCACCAATGGCGAAGAACCCGCCACCTCGCTCCTGATGCATAAGATTTTCACCACGTTGGGCCCCCCTAGAACGTACAGTCCCAGCCCTCAGGAAGTTGAGGAGGAGAACAGGAGAATAGCAGAAGAGAGGTTGAAGAAAGAGGCAGAGGAGAGGGCTGTGGAGGAgcaaaaagaggaggaagagaccAGGATCAGGGCTGCACGCTGGGAGGAGTGG actCAGAGATCAGAGGCATCAAGGatgctggaggagctgcactTGGACATCCTGACTAAACAGATGAGAAGCTATCTGATGAAGAACGTCATGCCAACGCTGGGAAAGGGTTTGATCGAGTGCTGCAGAATTCAGCCGGCTGAGCCCCTGGACTTCCTG GCGGAGTTCCTGTTCCGGAACAACCCGCATGACCACCCCCCGTGTGGTGAGGACTCATCTGAGAACTGTGGTTTTCCTGCGCTGTTTgattaa